One Brassica napus cultivar Da-Ae unplaced genomic scaffold, Da-Ae ScsIHWf_3013;HRSCAF=3800, whole genome shotgun sequence DNA window includes the following coding sequences:
- the LOC125602864 gene encoding photosystem I P700 chlorophyll a apoprotein A1-like codes for MYRTNWGIGHGLKDILEAHKGPFTGQGHKGLYEILTTSWHAQLSLNLAMLGSLTIVVAHHMYSMPPYPYLATDYATQLSLFTHHMWIGGFLIVGAAAHAAIFMVRDYDPTNRYNDLLDRVLRHRDAIISHLNWVCIFLGFHSFGLYIHNDTMSALGRPQDMFSDTAIQLQPVFAQWIQNTHALAPGVTAPGETASTSLTWGGGELVAVGGKVALLPIPLGTADFLVHHIHAFTIHVTVLILLKGVLFARSSRLIPDKANLGFRFPCDGPGRGGTCQVSAWDHVFLGLFWMYNSISVVIFHFSWKMQSDVWGSISDQGVVTHITGGNFAQSSITINGWLRDFLWAQASQVIQSYGSSLSAYGLFFLGAHFVWAFSLMFLFSGRGYWQELIESIVWAHNKLKVAPATQPRALSIVQVAQDPTTRRIWFGIATAHDFESHDDITEERLYQNIFASHFGQLAIIFLWTSGNLFHVAWQGNFETWIQDPLHVRPIAHAIWDPHFGQPAVEAFTRGGALGPVNIAYSGVYQWWYTIGLRTNEDLYTGALFLLFLSALSLIGGWLHLQPKWKPRVSWFKNAESRLNHHLSGLFGVSSLAWTGHLVHVAIPASRGNMFDGIIS; via the coding sequence ATGTATAGGACCAACTGGGGTATTGGTCATGGTCTAAAAGATATTTTAGAGGCTCATAAAGGTCCATTTACAGGCCAAGGCCATAAAGGTCTATATGAAATTCTAACAACATCATGGCATGCTCAATTATCTCTTAACCTGGCTATGTTAGGCTCTTTAACTATTGTTGTAGCTCACCATATGTATTCCATGCCCCCTTATCCATATCTAGCTACTGACTATGCTACACAACTATCATTGTTCACACATCACATGTGGATTGGTGGATTTCTCATAGTTGGTGCTGCTGCGCATGCAGCCATTTTTATGGTAAGAGACTATGATCCAACTAATCGATACAACGATTTATTAGATCGTGTCCTGAGGCATCGCGATGCAATCATATCACACCTCAACTGGGTATGTATATTTCTAGGCTTCCACAGTTTTGGTTTGTATATTCATAATGATACCATGAGTGCTTTAGGGCGTCCACAAGATATGTTTTCAGATACTGCTATACAATTACAACCAGTCTTTGCTCAATGGATACAAAATACCCATGCTTTAGCACCTGGTGTAACAGCCCCTGGTGAAACAGCGAGCACCAGTTTGACTTGGGGGGGCGGTGAGTTAGTAGCAGTGGGTGGCAAAGTAGCTTTGCTACCTATTCCATTAGGAACGGCCGACTTTTTGGTACATCATATTCATGCATTTACAATTCATGTGACGGTATTGATACTGTTGAAAGGTGTTTTATTTGCTCGTAGCTCGCGGTTAATACCAGATAAAGCAAATCTTGGTTTTCGTTTCCCTTGTGATGGGCCTGGAAGAGGAGGAACGTGTCAAGTATCTGCTTGGGATCATGTCTTCTTAGGACTATTCTGGATGTACAATTCTATTTCGGTAGTAATATTCCATTTCAGTTGGAAAATGCAGTCAGATGTTTGGGGTAGTATAAGCGATCAAGGGGTGGTAACTCATATTACCGGAGGAAACTTTGCACAGAGTTCCATTACTATTAATGGGTGGCTCCGCGATTTCTTATGGGCACAAGCATCTCAGGTAATTCAATCTTATGGTTCTTCGTTATCTGCATATGGTCTTTTTTTCCTAGGTGCTCATTTTGTATGGGCTTTCAGTTTAATGTTTCTATTCAGCGGGCGTGGTTATTGGCAAGAACTTATTGAATCCATTGTTTGGGctcataataaattaaaagttgCTCCTGCTACTCAGCCTAGAGCCTTGAGCATTGTACAAGTAGCTCAGGACCCCACTACTCGTCGTATTTGGTTTGGTATTGCTACCGCACATGACTTCGAGAGTCATGATGATATTACTGAAGAACGTCTTTATCAGAATATTTTTGCTTCTCATTTCGGGCAATTAGCAATAATTTTTCTGTGGACTTCCGGAAATTTGTTTCATGTAGCTTGGCAAGGAAATTTTGAGACATGGATACAAGACCCTTTACATGTAAGACCgattgctcatgctatttgggATCCTCATTTTGGTCAACCGGCTGTGGAAGCATTTACTCGAGGAGGTGCTCTTGGCCCGGTGAATATAGCTTATTCTGGTGTTTATCAGTGGTGGTATACAATCGGTTTACGTACTAATGAAGATCTTTATACTGGAGctctttttctattatttctttcTGCCCTATCCTTAATAGGGGGTTGGTTACACCTACAACCAAAATGGAAACCAAGAGTTTCATGGTTCAAAAATGCTGAATCTCGTCTGAATCATCATTTGTCAGGACTATTCGGGGTAAGCTCCTTGGCTTGGACAGGTCATTTAGTACATGTCGCTATTCCTGCATCCAGGGGGAATATGTTCGATGGAATAATTTCTTAA